The Chlamydia sp. sequence CTTAAAAGATTGCCATCGATGCACTGATCGATGGAGAAACTCCCACTGCGCAATCGACGAAGCTCTTCTAAATAAGCCCCACATCCCAGCATATTCCCAAGTTCATGAGCAATGCTTCGAATGTAGGTTCCTTTACTGCACTGAACAGTGAAATGTAAGCGAGGATATTCGTACTTCACCAAGCGAAGGGCTACTCTTACAGTCGCACAACTTCGTTCTATAGATAGCCCTTGTCTAGCATATTCATATAATTTTCTCCCCTGTACTTTCTTTGCTGAAAACATTGGAGGAATTTGCTGAATTTCTCCTTGGAAATAGCTTGTGCAAGCTAGGACCTCTTCGATTGTTGGAACTTTCTTAGACCGTCCAACAATTTTCCCATCACAATCATAGGTATCAGTTGTGGTTCCTAAATGGGCTACGGCAGCATACTCTTTATCTTCGAAAAGCATAACATCAGATAATCGGGTAAATTTTCTCCCAATTAACATAACCATAACGCCTGTAGCAAAAGGATCTAAAGTTCCTGCATGGCCGATCTTTTTCACGCCTATTAGCCTAACTAAAGAACGAATGAGGCTGAAAGAAGTTCTCCCCTGTGGTTTGTCTACCAGCAAAATGCCTTCAATAGATTCTGTCGCAAGTTCCATAGTATCGATAGTGGAGTTTAGAAGGATTTGTTGTTATGGGTTAGTTTTCTTATCTTGTTCTGCTATTTCCAGAAGAAGACGTTCTATATGGTCTTGCGGAGAGAAGATATCCTCCATATAAAAGCTTAAATCAGGAAAATACTTCAGAACTACGTCTTTCGAAGCTTGGAAAGCAATAAATCCTGCAGAAGCTTTCAATGCCTCAAGAGTTTCTTCCTGAGAGTTTTCATGCGGCATAATGGATACATAAACACGAGCAGACTGTAAATCTTTCGACAAGGATACTCGTGTTATTGTGATCCAGCGGTTTGAGATTTTGGGATGTTTGACATCCTTCAAAATAACTTTCGCAATTGCTTCTCGTAGCATAGCATTTGCTTTTTTTATTCGTCTATTTTCAGTCATATTAGCCTACAGTTTTTGTGGGTGATAAATGACCTCGTAGCACTGCAATACATCACCGATTTGTGCCTGCTGGTAATTATCCAAAAGAATACCGCATTCCATACCTTTTTTCACTTCTTTAACATCTTCTTTCAAGCGTTTTAAGGAGGAAAGAGATCCCTTCCAGAGAATTTCTTTATCTCTAATGATGCGAATTTTTTGATTACGCACCATAGTTCCTTCTGTAACTAGACAGCCATAAATTGTACCTAATTGAGAAGACTTGAACGTTGCTTTAATTTCCGCGGCACCCAAGTTTTTCTCTTCTGCTATAGGATCTAAAAGGCTTGTCATAATTTCTTTGATCGAATCTATGGCATGGTAAATTATATCGAATAGGCAAACTTTAATATTCAAATTTTTGATGAGAGCTTCGGCGTGGCTTTCGACACCTGTATGAAATCCGATAACCGTTGCTTTAGAAGCTGAGGCTAAGCGAATATCAGATTCAGAAATATCGCCAACCCCACTCGATAAGATTTCTACATCTACTTTCTCTGAACGAATGTTCAGTATCGAATGGGCTAAAGCTTCTATAGAGCCCTGAACATCTGCTTTGATAATTAATTTCAAAGTCTTCTTATTTTGCAACACAGCATCAAAATTTGGTCGTTTTTTCTGTAAAGCTGCTGATCTTTGCTGGCCTGCGAGTCGAGCGTTAATGATTTCTTTAGCTGCTTTCTCATTTTTTACGACTATGAAAGGATCGCCTGCTTTAGGAATCCCTGACAATCCCGTAATAAGCACTGGAGTTGAAGGTGTTGCTGACTGTAAAAGCTGATTATGCTCATTGTGCATGGTCTTCACTTTCCCATAACAGTCGTTAAACACTAAGGCCTCTCCAAGATGAAGAGTTCCATTTTGCACGAGTACAGTCGCAACTGCTCCTAACCCTTTATGTAGCTCAGATTCAATAACAATTCCTCGAGCTCTAGTAGAAGGATCTGCTTTCAATTCTAAAACTTCAGCTTGTAACGCGAGCATTTCAAGTAAATCTTGTAAGCCTTCTCCCGTTTTTGCAGAAGTATTAATGGTCGCGATAGATCCTCCCCAAGCTTCAGGAAGAAGATCAAGTTCCGCCAACTGACGATACACAGTTTCCGTGTTAAAATTAGGCTTATCACATTTATTAATAGCTACAACAATAGTAATGTTAGCAGCTTTTGCGTGTTGGATAGCCTCAACAGTTTGTTCCTTGATCCCTTCGTCCCCAGCAACAACTAATACTACAATGTCACAGGTTTCGGCTCCCCGGGCACGCATAGCCGAAAAAGCTTCGTGCCCTGGAGTATCAAGAACAGTAATGTCCCCGACTGGTGTACTGCATTTAAACGCTCCCATATGCTGGGTAATAGCACCAGCTTCTGAAGCTGCTATATTACTTTGGCGCAAAGCATCGATCAGTGTTGTTTTTCCATGATCCACGTGACCCATAAATGCGACAATAGGGGAGCGGATAACTAATTTTTGAGGATCTGTCTCATTGATTTCATCGCGAACTGTATTTTCCACTAAACAGAGTTTTTCTTTTTCTGAAGAATCAATCTCAATAGTACATCCAAATTCCAGTCCAATGTATTCCACAATAGTTTGACTATCTAAAACGTCATTTACTACGTAAGTCATACCATGAATAAACAGCTTCTGGATAAGCTCAGAAGCTTTTAGTTTCATCTCTGCTGCAAGATCTTTAACCGTAATAGGAAGGGCGATCTTGATATGCGAAGGACATTGTACGACATGCTCTTCAGACTGTTTTTTCGTTTTATGAACACGTTTTTTCCGCCATCTATCTTCTTCAGAAGAACCCTCGTTTAACCCGTAGCGATCTCGGCCTGTGAAAGCTTTCACGCTTTCGTCAGATCTTTTTGAACGCTCTCTTTCAGATCCTCGCTTCGAACTATTGTTATTGGAAGAATCCCTGCGATACGAAGGAGTAGCGAGAGTTGGACGAGTGTTTGTTCCAGAGGATGGCTGTTTATTAGCAGAAGTTGTCGGCTCTGTTTGAGATCGTGGTTGTTGCACGGACTCTTCAGCAACAGCCGCAGTCTTCGCTTCTTTAGCAGGAGCTTTGAAAGTTTTCGCTAATAGGTGGTTGATATGCTTTCCTGTAGGGCCAAATTTTGGCTTAATAGAAACTATGCTTTTAGGTTCTGTTCTTGTTCGGATAATGGGAGGCTCTTCTTTATGTTCCAAAACTTTTCCAGTAACTTCTGAAGACTCTTTTCCTTCTTGCTTACTGGAAAACGCTTCCGGAAGTTCCTCTTCTTGAAAAGTTATTTTTGGGGGAATAGAAGGATTTTCAACCAAATCTTGGGGTAAGGCGTCTAGTGTTAGACATGACGAATCCCCCGGTAAAACAGCTCCAGCTGCAATTGGCTCTACCGCAAATGAAGAATGATCTTTTGCTCGAATTCTTCGCGCTGTAGACTCTGCTATACCTGAATCTACCTCAGGTGTAAAAACAGGTGCGCCAGCAACCTTTTTAGAGCTCTTTTCTTTTGTTTGAGCCTTACTTGCTGGAGAATTTTTGGTATCAGAAGATCCGGCCTGAGCTAGTTTCTGTTTCAATTTATCTAAGCCAGCAGCCTTCGTCAATTGTGCGTTCTTAATCTTCAACTTTAGGTTTTTCGTCAACTTTGCCTTCTCCGTATTTGCTGACCTGTTCAAGAATCTTATAAGCCAGCTCTAGACTAATTCCTGGAACAGAAGCCAATTCGCTAGCACTAGCCAGCAATATTTTCCTAATCGTGTCGTATCCTGCGTGCTCTAGGTTCTGCAATACCAATGTACTGATTCCGTCCACTGCTAACGGTTGATCTAATCGAGGGTCTTCGAACTCTGCCAGCTGTAAACGTTGAATTTCCAACAATTTGTTGTACTCACTCATTCTTTGGACTTCAAGTTCATAGCCTAAAATTTGACTAATTAGGCGAGCATTGATACCTCGTTTACCAATAACGGTTGCGTAGTCCGAATCTTGGACGATAATAGCAATAACTTTATCATCTTCCAGAATAGCGATTTTTTGAATTTTTACAGGATAGAGCAAATTTTGTAACAATTCTGTCGATACAGGGGAATAATTTACAACGTCTATTTTCTCATCATTCAATTCGCGAATAATATTCTTAATACGAGACCCTCGCATCCCTACGAAAGCTCCTACAGCATCTGTTTGGGGATCCGAAGAGCGTACAGCCATTTTCGTTCGATAGCCTGCTTCTCTCGCAATCTTCACGATTTCAACTGATCCTTCTTCTAATTCAGGAACCTCTTGCATGAACAATTGCTTCACAAACTCTGGATGACTCCTGCTAAGAATGATTTCGGCTCCACCATTCTCAGATTCCTGTACCTCGTAAAGCAGAGCATAAATTTTATCGCCAATTTTATGTTTCTCTGTTTTTGGGTAAAAGCGAGTAGGCAACAACCCCTCTACCTTTCCTAAATCAATAATCAAATTCGCCCCTCGAGCAAAACTTTTGACCACTCCTGAAATGATCTCATTTTTGCGATGACGGTATTCTTCGTAAATCACATCACGTTCAGCATGACGAAGTTTTTGACCAATAACTTGGCGTGCAGCATGTGCAGCAATTCTTCCAAATTGATCAGAAATAAAAGGAACATCCATGTACTGCCCGATCTGACAGTCTGGATCATATTCACGGGCT is a genomic window containing:
- the truB gene encoding tRNA pseudouridine(55) synthase TruB, with translation MELATESIEGILLVDKPQGRTSFSLIRSLVRLIGVKKIGHAGTLDPFATGVMVMLIGRKFTRLSDVMLFEDKEYAAVAHLGTTTDTYDCDGKIVGRSKKVPTIEEVLACTSYFQGEIQQIPPMFSAKKVQGRKLYEYARQGLSIERSCATVRVALRLVKYEYPRLHFTVQCSKGTYIRSIAHELGNMLGCGAYLEELRRLRSGSFSIDQCIDGNLLSEPGFDISPYLRDANGLILQPASPR
- the rbfA gene encoding 30S ribosome-binding factor RbfA; this translates as MTENRRIKKANAMLREAIAKVILKDVKHPKISNRWITITRVSLSKDLQSARVYVSIMPHENSQEETLEALKASAGFIAFQASKDVVLKYFPDLSFYMEDIFSPQDHIERLLLEIAEQDKKTNP
- the infB gene encoding translation initiation factor IF-2, producing the protein MNRSANTEKAKLTKNLKLKIKNAQLTKAAGLDKLKQKLAQAGSSDTKNSPASKAQTKEKSSKKVAGAPVFTPEVDSGIAESTARRIRAKDHSSFAVEPIAAGAVLPGDSSCLTLDALPQDLVENPSIPPKITFQEEELPEAFSSKQEGKESSEVTGKVLEHKEEPPIIRTRTEPKSIVSIKPKFGPTGKHINHLLAKTFKAPAKEAKTAAVAEESVQQPRSQTEPTTSANKQPSSGTNTRPTLATPSYRRDSSNNNSSKRGSERERSKRSDESVKAFTGRDRYGLNEGSSEEDRWRKKRVHKTKKQSEEHVVQCPSHIKIALPITVKDLAAEMKLKASELIQKLFIHGMTYVVNDVLDSQTIVEYIGLEFGCTIEIDSSEKEKLCLVENTVRDEINETDPQKLVIRSPIVAFMGHVDHGKTTLIDALRQSNIAASEAGAITQHMGAFKCSTPVGDITVLDTPGHEAFSAMRARGAETCDIVVLVVAGDEGIKEQTVEAIQHAKAANITIVVAINKCDKPNFNTETVYRQLAELDLLPEAWGGSIATINTSAKTGEGLQDLLEMLALQAEVLELKADPSTRARGIVIESELHKGLGAVATVLVQNGTLHLGEALVFNDCYGKVKTMHNEHNQLLQSATPSTPVLITGLSGIPKAGDPFIVVKNEKAAKEIINARLAGQQRSAALQKKRPNFDAVLQNKKTLKLIIKADVQGSIEALAHSILNIRSEKVDVEILSSGVGDISESDIRLASASKATVIGFHTGVESHAEALIKNLNIKVCLFDIIYHAIDSIKEIMTSLLDPIAEEKNLGAAEIKATFKSSQLGTIYGCLVTEGTMVRNQKIRIIRDKEILWKGSLSSLKRLKEDVKEVKKGMECGILLDNYQQAQIGDVLQCYEVIYHPQKL
- the nusA gene encoding transcription termination factor NusA, which gives rise to MNKDLVAIFDYMEREKGIQRSTIIGAIESALKIAAKKTLRDDANVSVSINPRTGDIEVFCEKQIVEKCQNPSKEIPLDKAREYDPDCQIGQYMDVPFISDQFGRIAAHAARQVIGQKLRHAERDVIYEEYRHRKNEIISGVVKSFARGANLIIDLGKVEGLLPTRFYPKTEKHKIGDKIYALLYEVQESENGGAEIILSRSHPEFVKQLFMQEVPELEEGSVEIVKIAREAGYRTKMAVRSSDPQTDAVGAFVGMRGSRIKNIIRELNDEKIDVVNYSPVSTELLQNLLYPVKIQKIAILEDDKVIAIIVQDSDYATVIGKRGINARLISQILGYELEVQRMSEYNKLLEIQRLQLAEFEDPRLDQPLAVDGISTLVLQNLEHAGYDTIRKILLASASELASVPGISLELAYKILEQVSKYGEGKVDEKPKVED